The DNA sequence CTCAACGCAGGGGAAAGTCATTGCATTAGATTCAAATTAACacccttcaaagaaaaaatgaacgaTATTATTTTGGATGAATATGAAATCAACGTTGCAAGCATTGAGGGTGATCCAGTAATCATGAAAAGTGATGGTTTTCCTACTTATCACTTTGCCAATGTAGTTGATGACCACTATATGGAAATCTCACATGTTTTGCGAGGCGTCGAGTGGATGCAGTCCACCACAAAACATTTATTGTTGTACAAAGCTCTCGGTTGGGACCCTCCAGTTTATGGACATATGCCTCTGTTGATGAATAAAGATGGTACAAAAATATCGAAACGCCAGAACGATTTAACAGTCAAAAGTTTGCGAGAGAGGGGATTTTATCCTTTGACTCTTTTAAACCTAGTATCACATAGTGGAGGCGGTTTCAAGGATCTCCCACCAAAATCTTCAATCTTAACTCTAGATCAACTGGCTGCAGGTTTTGATATAAATCTCATAAAATCAAGTTCTTGTCAGCTTATGATTCACAGGCTATTAGAATTCAATAATTTGGAGCTTCAGCGACGTGTTGAAGATGAGACAGAGTTTGATCTTCTCAAAAAcgaaatcaagaataaaatccaAAGAACTTTCTCTGGCAATTCCAATTTACAGATGAGTGACGAATACATCACAACAATTCTCACCTGGAGTTTATCTagaatttcaaatgttgacGATCTCTTCACACCAAATTTTGCTTTCCTTTGGGTGAAACCTAAGTTAGACTTGAAGATAACTGATGTCGAGAAAAGTGATTTGCAAAGCTTGATCGGAATCCTAGAGACTGTGGAACCTTTCAATCGGGAAACTTTAGGgaaaactttaagagcttacaACGATGAGAGAGGTTTGAAGTACAAGAAATTTATGATGAGCTTAAGGAGTGTGTTGAGTGGCTTGAAGGAAGGACCAAGCGTTACTGAAATGATGGAATTACTTGGCAAACAGAACACGATAGATCGCATACAAGAGGCGATCAAGAACTCATGAAACTTTATATTGCGTATGTCAGTTGAAATCAATCTATTTGTTTATCTACATGGATGAGTGTGCCCCTAACCTTGGCAAAGTTTACATCAGTTCGCCAAACTAGTTTTAGCTCAGTTCGAATAGGTATGGAAAAGAGCAAGTTCATCCTTTCGCTGTACATGAGTTTGCCTGTAGCCTGTTAATGTAGTTGGATAGAAGTTGGTcagtgtggaaggaacgtcagagaaaactgaaggGCCTTGGAACACAAATACGTAGTCAAATTTGTTTCCAATTGGCATATTTGGTGTGAAGCGTGCAGGCTTATAcacattttcagattattcttacTGTGTAAGCTGACAATACTCtgtaatttttcatcataaGATATCTGGTTCTTTTTATGTTGAGGGCAAAGTAATACCTACTAGGAACATGGCTCAAGTATTAATTGTTTCCCTTTGGGAGGCATTACAACtctacatctttttttttcatttgcacaATGACTTTACATGCTGGATCCTAAGCATTTTTCAGTGGTATTGGTATACCGGGTGCTTGTCCGAAAaacctatttttcaaatttttaaaattttttaaaactttaggACATATTTAGCACTAATTCAGAGGTAGAGCCTAATTTTGTTTGGGGAAAAGAGGGAAACTTGTTCGCAAAATTAGACAATGAAGTCATGATTGATGTTGTATTACCCTTGTTGCAGATGGAAAGACCCCAAATGCTCTTTTCGCACTGACCCTCGTCTCAAACTTACTAATATTCCCACAATTATTAAATGGAAAGGAGGAAGAATAATTGATGACGAATGTTCCAAAGTAGATGTcctgagaaaatttttcttgggATGAACCTAGTGTTTCAGagctgaattttgaaattttgtaaaatctttAATAAACGAAAATATTTTTGCAGATGTGgttcagtttttgaagaattgattTTTTGATATATCTATGTATCAATTgtcaaagtgcggaaccacgtatctccgtttgcgactttacagactccctgtcatgctttagtatttttttttagaaaattattttatgtaaTATTCCTTGATTTTGTCCTCTCTATTAGTAGAATATTTAGCACAAATTTCAAGCTACCAGgttggttttttcctctttgaaaaaataaaatctgagcGGAAAGTTAGAAGCAGCACACTGGCAGTGGAGATATGTTGATTTGCACTTGGGCCATTAGTATTTGAAATAATTGACATGTCAACATCGTCAAAAAAAAGAGACCTTTTTGCTGGAAAACTCATGACTGAATCATCAGTAATGTTATGATGGAAGTATTTTACCaacattttgtaattaaaaactTACGCTCacaacttaatttttgaaattgattgagACTTTTTCCTGCAAAGACCCGAACAATTTTCATGTCTACAAGAGATACTATCTTCATCTCTATGTTAGTTCTGTGCTATAAGGTACCTTTCTCTGTTGACAGTCGCAATTTGTTACATTTTACTGGCAACTAATGAAATTAAATTCAAGCAAAATCAAACGGAGAATTTTCTGAGTTGGAACTATCAATGATTCATTTATTGGatcttttcccattttttttttttcttttttaaaagtacACTTACTCTTGTAGCTTTACATAATCTCTACAAGAATGGACTAGATTTTTTAAACCTAGCTTGAAATAATTTACAATAGCTAATCTAATTACACATTTACAGTATTGGATAGTAAAACTTAATAATTCAATGAACAACAAATTGGGAGCAGGGATTTAAGACAATAACAAAAACTTCTGTGGattaaaaaaacttgggaaTCAAAAATTCCATGAATTGAACTAAATTTCATCACTTGGTTTCTGCTTgctgaaacaaaaattcataaaaGACCATTACAAAAAATCTTGTTGGTTAAGTCAATAAAATCTtaagttccttttttcaaaatgcctaaagaaaaaaataaaaaaaagtattccaaAGTATGTTCATTTGATCAAACTTTCATACAATTGAATTTCGACCCCATGATGAATAGGAAAATAATGCTTTAACAGATTTTGTTTCACTTTTCCTCACCCTGCAACTAGGTCTAGGCAGAGAGAAATATTGTCGCAGATAATAGCCAAGCATTATAGACCTAATAAAATTCAAACGACAAGGTTGCaatatgcatttattttttagacagaaaattacctaaatttttgaggaatattgCAACATCATTCAGTTCTTACAGCAATATTTGAGCGTATTAATATTCGCTAATGTTACAACAGTAAAGCCATAACTACTGCTGTAAATATTGCTGGGTAATATTAACCACAGAGGACTCTGTATGTAATGGTCTCCTTGAGGAGTctttacaattggacgtatttatgccaaacagaactatgtgcattatgacgtgagtcctgttatgcatatatttttatgggtctcagggctcatgtcttattgcacatagtttggtttggcagaaatacgtccaattgatgtcttttttgcagaatattctctACGATTAATGACCTGTTGGTAAAAAAGACTCTacaactcaaatttttaaaaaaaaaaacacctacaGCATAGTGCCAAGAAATTTTGCCCTGGCTAAACTTTGATATTACTTGATATAATGTTCCTAACAACCTCCTGAATACaataagtttttaaaatcaaactttctaCATGCTGATCTCGAAAAAAATGAGGCTAATAAGTGACTTATTATTTAAACAGGCAATATCTAAAAGAAATGTTGGAACATCTTGAGGAGAGCTTATGTTTCTTTTCTGTATTGGTTGGGAGGATAAGACAGACAAAAAGAATCAAAGTCCTCCAAAAGGTAACAGCTTGCAACGTAGCATCTACACAGACATAGTCACAGTTCCGCATCTACAATAGAAAACGCTTATAGAGGACTGAAAACTTCACTTTTCAGCCATGCTTCTTTGGAGGTTGGTAcataaaaagttcaattttaaagGCTCATCTTGCTTAGAAGATTTTAGGAATATCGTATCAagtaacattgaaatttagcaGGCGCCAAATTTCTCGGTATTGTGTGCCTATTCCTTTTGATTACACCCACAACCTTCACTGTTCAgagacaaaagaaaattagCTTACCACAGTGAAAACTAGCCCTTTCAGTTGCTTCAATTTGGAAGGCAAGTCTTCATCTTCTGAGTCTTTTTTGGGCCTCACTAATTGTTCTGCTGAAATATTGCTACTATCAACATCCCCTGATATAACGGGAGGCTCTCTGTAAAATGAGTAAGTTATGCAATCCAGTTAGAAGATAATATTCACATGAAATGCTGCACGAATTTTGGAAACGACACACTCTGGGAGATAAGTATAATCTAGGAGCAAAAAAACATACAGCGAACTTACATCAAAAGCAAAAATTGTGAGGCTCACAATTATTTCTACGCCATGTCCTATTCTAACTTATCATGACTGGTCTGTGCAACGAAAAGAATTAGGGGTTTAGAATATGGATTGCCCCTTCGTTTAATTCTCTCAAAATTGATTGATAAAGCTGACTCTTacatattaatttaaaattcattaatCATTATTCGCACAGGTCCAGATCTGGTGAGGTTGAATGGCTGTTGCCAATAATATTGCCGAATTTTCTGCTGCGTCATTGGACCCAGCAAAATTACATGTTCAATGATGGCAGTGCTGGGAGTCTTGCAGCACATGAAAAATGGTGCTGGAAAATTAAGTCCCACAGCCTACATAACTTCTAAAATGATgtaggggaggggaggagaatTAGGTAATCAGGCTTCTTACAAAACGGGAATAGAAAGTACAAAGGTTTGGACTACTTACATTGAATGAGACCAATACTTCTTATTCACTAACATCAGAATCATGAGAGCTGGCAAGTGAATCAGTGAAAACCTGAATAATTTCCTAGAGCTGGCACTATCTGATTCTTGGTAGAATTTGTAAGCTGAAAAACGTAACAGAATTGCATGAAAAACAGGTTTAAGTGAAAGAGCcactgacaaaaaaagaaatgtttttttttctctgtctctctctctcttgcaTATTTACAtgaggaagaaaattatttctttcattttcttttacttATATCATGCTTGTACAGGTATTTACTAGAATGCCCTCGggttattttgtttgtttttttttttacaaagttttGATGTAGTATTtaaatatctcaaaataacgcaaaattTGAACGGGTTCGTGTAAGACACAGTAGCGGCTCCATTCTCGGTTGTTGGAGATCTCTATAGGCTTGATGGGGTCGCTACCGCTCCtagtaatataaaaaaaaaagaaatgaaaagaactTCTCACCTAAGTACAGGAAGTAAGCATTGAGAGGTAATGAC is a window from the Bemisia tabaci chromosome 5, PGI_BMITA_v3 genome containing:
- the GluRS-m gene encoding nondiscriminating glutamyl-tRNA synthetase EARS2, mitochondrial codes for the protein MGIISFSRQWAQLVFVRPTSTCPLVLTKRNFAEETYNCNKVRVRFAPSPTGFLHLGGLRTAFYNYLFAKQSGGSFVLRIEDTDQDRLVPNAMEQLEDDLIWAGIQPDESPRVGGNYGPYQQSLRLSLYQKEVVPLLENGSAYHCFCTESRLNLLRREALRARQNPRYDNRCRNLSQEEINKKLNAGESHCIRFKLTPFKEKMNDIILDEYEINVASIEGDPVIMKSDGFPTYHFANVVDDHYMEISHVLRGVEWMQSTTKHLLLYKALGWDPPVYGHMPLLMNKDGTKISKRQNDLTVKSLRERGFYPLTLLNLVSHSGGGFKDLPPKSSILTLDQLAAGFDINLIKSSSCQLMIHRLLEFNNLELQRRVEDETEFDLLKNEIKNKIQRTFSGNSNLQMSDEYITTILTWSLSRISNVDDLFTPNFAFLWVKPKLDLKITDVEKSDLQSLIGILETVEPFNRETLGKTLRAYNDERGLKYKKFMMSLRSVLSGLKEGPSVTEMMELLGKQNTIDRIQEAIKNS